The sequence GGCGCGGCGCCGTTGCTCACGCGCACGGAGACCTCCACCGTGCCCGTCTCGGTGGGCTCCCAGGTGATGACGCCAGTGGCGGCATCGATGCCCATGCCCGGCACCGTGCTCACCAGCGCATACGTGGGCGCGGGCCGAGCCGTCGCCTGCACCGCATACCGGTACGGACTGCCCACCACCGCGCGGGTCACCGGTTCGGAGAGGATGACGGGCGGCAGGGGCGTCGTGTCCTGCTCGAAGGCCTCCACCGCACGTGCGTCCACGCCCGGGGCGGCCACGGTGATGATGGCCGTGCCGTCCTCGCCGTCCGCGTCCGGCGCGGCGGTCAGGGTGACGTCCTTGGGCGTGTTCCAGTCGGAGGTGGTGAAGCTCAGCGTCGCCCCGGACTGGACGGTGAGGTCCTCGTCCCCGCGGGTGCGCGCCACGGTCACCGTGACGCTGCGCGGGGGCCGCTGCGAGAGCGACACGCCGAAGGTCGCCGTCCCGCCCTCCACGACCGTCACCTGCGACTCGGTCAGCACCAGGCGCGGCGAGTTGTTGTCGATGCTGGTGGCCACCACCGCCACCTCCCGCAGCCCGTCCGCCACGACCATGAAGGTGGCGACATCCGGCGTCGTGTCCTCATCCACCGCCGCGGTGAGCGTCACCACCTGGGGAACGCTCCAGTTGGACGCGGTGAAGGTAAGCGCCGCGCCGCTGACGATGCTCAGGTCCTCGGAGCCGCCCAGCGCCCGGGAGACCTGCACGGAGACATCGGAGACCGGCGCTTCGGCCAGGCGCACGGTGAAGGCAGCGCGTCCGCCCTCCTCGACGCGCGGCTGTAGCCCGGACACCACCAGTTTCTGTCCCGGCGTCGCGGGCGTGATGCGCCGCAGGACGCCGCCCGACGCGCCGATGGTGTAGAGCGCGCCGTCCGGCCCCACCGACATGTCCACCTGCGAGGTGAAGCCGGTGGCCCATTCATCCACCGTGGCCACCGAGTGGTCCTCTTCCAGGGTGACTCTCGTCAGCTGACCGGTGTTGAAGTCCCCGAAGAAGAAGTTGTCCTGGTACGCCTCGTCGAACAGGGTCGCGTCGTAGAAGGTGCCACCGGTGATGGAGCCACCGAGCTCCTGCGTCGTGGCCGTTCCCCCGCTGCTCGCCGCGTCTGGCAGCGAAGGCTGCGCCACGGTGAAGGTCGTGGGGGAGGGAACGCTGGCCACCCGCAACAGGCCATTGAAGCTCGCATCCTCCACACCGCTGAGCGTGAGCCGCTCACCCTTGCGGAAGCCATGGTTCCCGGTGGTGGTGAAGGTGGCCACCCCGCTGCTGCGCATCGCGCCGCCCGCTGCGAGGTTGCGGGTGTCGGCGCCGTTGGTGCGGTACTTGACGACGGGAGTGATGAAGTCGTTGGTGCTGGGTTGGTTGTTCTCGTAGTCGCTGTAGCCGGCATGGCTTCGGCGGCTGACGACGAAGACCTGCTCGTAGTCGGTGCCCGCGCTGTTCACCCACAACCGGCCCGTGGTGGGCTGGAAGGTGAAGGTGAAGGGATTGCGGAGGCCGCGCGCCCAGATGTACTCGTTGTTGGGCCCCACGCCGTCGTTGAAGGGGTTGTCGCTGGCGGGCGTGCCATCCGGGTTCGCGCGGCTCACCTTGGCCGCCATCGACGTCAGGTCCGCATTGACGCCCGTGCCGTTGCCCAGGTCGCCAATGGCCCAGTAGAGCTTTCCGTCCGGGCCGAAGCCAATGGCGCCGCCGTCATTGTTCGCGCCCCGCGTGGGCAGCCGGCTGACGATGACGGTGCGCGCCGTGCCCCTCCCGTCCGCATCCGTGTAACGGACAATCTGCTGCTCCGACGCGGAGACGGTGACGAAGAAATAGACGTAGCGATTGACCGCGTAGTTCGGGTCGAACGCGATACCGATGAGGCCGCACTCGCTATGGGTGTAGACGAACTGCTCCTCCGTCGCGAACACCTGTGTCACCAGTGTGCTGTTCCCTGGCTGCGTTTCAGGCTGGCCATCCTTCAGCGACACCACCCGGATTTCGCCCGTCTTGAGGGTGATGAACAGGCGGCCTGAACCGTCCGGCGCCCATGCCATCCCCGTGGCCTGCGTGAGGGTATTGGAGGTGAAGGGCGTCTCCACGAAGCCGGAGGGCACCGCGGCCCAGGCGGGCGAAGACAGCCCCAACAACCCAAGTAACATCAAAATAGAGCGCATGTGTGTTGAGGATAGCGCGATGTCCCCCCTCAGCACGCATGAGACGTTCGCGAGGGCGCACCCATCCTGTATTGGATTGTGTCAGTGTTTCCGCCCCCCATTGGATGCACCAGGGTGGGCTTGCTCGTGGACAGGCGCGTGCGTGGGGCCACTCAGCCCGTCTTCGCCAACGTCTGCTCGAACAGCGTGCGAACCTGCGTGGCCAACGCCTGCGAGTCCGGACCAAAGGACTCCGGCGGCAGCGCGGGAAGCACGCGCACGCGGATGGAGGCGGTGGGACTCATCCAGGGGCCGTCTCCGTCCAGCAGCCCGGGCGTGCCCTCCACCACCACGGGCACCACCGGCACATGCTCCTCCAGCGCGAGCTGGAAGGCGCCCCGCTTGAAGGGCAGCAACTGCCCGCCCTTGGAGTACGTCCCCTCCGGGAAGATGAGCACCGGCATGCCACGACGAAGCCAGCGCCGGCACGGGTCCAGGAGCTGGTTCATGGCGGTGGACGAGCCCCGGACGATGGGCACGTAGGCCAGCAGCGTCATCATCCACCCCACCAGGGGCAGCGAGAACAGCGACGCCTTCGCCACGAACTTGTAGGGATGGAACAGGCCCATGACGGCGAGGATGTCCGCCGCGGACTGGTGGTTGACCACCATCACACAGGGCCCGGGCGGAATGCGCTCACGGCCTTCGATTCGCGTGCGCCAGCCCGGG is a genomic window of Myxococcus virescens containing:
- a CDS encoding PQQ-dependent sugar dehydrogenase; the protein is MRSILMLLGLLGLSSPAWAAVPSGFVETPFTSNTLTQATGMAWAPDGSGRLFITLKTGEIRVVSLKDGQPETQPGNSTLVTQVFATEEQFVYTHSECGLIGIAFDPNYAVNRYVYFFVTVSASEQQIVRYTDADGRGTARTVIVSRLPTRGANNDGGAIGFGPDGKLYWAIGDLGNGTGVNADLTSMAAKVSRANPDGTPASDNPFNDGVGPNNEYIWARGLRNPFTFTFQPTTGRLWVNSAGTDYEQVFVVSRRSHAGYSDYENNQPSTNDFITPVVKYRTNGADTRNLAAGGAMRSSGVATFTTTGNHGFRKGERLTLSGVEDASFNGLLRVASVPSPTTFTVAQPSLPDAASSGGTATTQELGGSITGGTFYDATLFDEAYQDNFFFGDFNTGQLTRVTLEEDHSVATVDEWATGFTSQVDMSVGPDGALYTIGASGGVLRRITPATPGQKLVVSGLQPRVEEGGRAAFTVRLAEAPVSDVSVQVSRALGGSEDLSIVSGAALTFTASNWSVPQVVTLTAAVDEDTTPDVATFMVVADGLREVAVVATSIDNNSPRLVLTESQVTVVEGGTATFGVSLSQRPPRSVTVTVARTRGDEDLTVQSGATLSFTTSDWNTPKDVTLTAAPDADGEDGTAIITVAAPGVDARAVEAFEQDTTPLPPVILSEPVTRAVVGSPYRYAVQATARPAPTYALVSTVPGMGIDAATGVITWEPTETGTVEVSVRVSNGAAPDAVQDFTITVSPDAPPTAILTRPEDGERVSGTTAEFYGDCHDDVGCTHAEFYVDDVLRYTDERTESPYSYGGEPSRWDTTGLTPGWHRVRFVVVDSTGQQGSAEATVCVGDLPCAPPSSDGGTDAGTDAGTEPPPPNEPGGCNCNAMPLAPLAWGSLAWLVLQRRRSRRS
- a CDS encoding lysophospholipid acyltransferase family protein — translated: MKYAVTLWFWVVFLLTAPVLFTLGALLLVVTYPFDRDRRLLHSLVCRWCYGLWLHASPGWRTRIEGRERIPPGPCVMVVNHQSAADILAVMGLFHPYKFVAKASLFSLPLVGWMMTLLAYVPIVRGSSTAMNQLLDPCRRWLRRGMPVLIFPEGTYSKGGQLLPFKRGAFQLALEEHVPVVPVVVEGTPGLLDGDGPWMSPTASIRVRVLPALPPESFGPDSQALATQVRTLFEQTLAKTG